Proteins from a genomic interval of Sulfurospirillum oryzae:
- a CDS encoding methyl-accepting chemotaxis protein, with amino-acid sequence MLLGTIKNKLAFLLVIIFLGFSALGIESLKEGNDAKMAATRLTNIADIENLTLELRIEQRDYQLYFKQINFDRYEKTYQQLITDLDALKLILMSSQNHQRIETLKKLLNQWHDINVPRMQLFKKYGSTLHEPNFAQNNPDDAKKLDEYYKQSSQLFVVIMEKLDDLASSVKTNNFNRLDSNIVASQITLGIVLVTVFVIFFTVTRSIKNSVARAKAGCERMRQNKDLSMKIDIDSKDEINDIIQAVNTLIGDVAYALNEAKSNAIENASVAEELSSTSLQIGKRAEEESRVVFETTNDANGVANAITDASIQSQNVKDSTTHAQESLLSAQKLLNETISQLGLTAQAEAAINDRLTHLSNEAEQVKSVLDVIGDIADQTNLLALNAAIEAARAGEHGRGFAVVADEVRKLAERTQKSLVETNATVNVIVQSINDISGEMNHNAKRIHDLSEFSNKVTTQTNDAVVMLDQSVLATDNVVEKANSNVKLIKTAVIEKIGEINTLSSSNARSVEEIAAAAEHLAKLSSTLSLTLAQFKTL; translated from the coding sequence ATGTTATTAGGAACAATCAAAAATAAACTAGCATTTTTATTGGTCATTATATTTTTAGGATTTAGTGCATTAGGCATTGAAAGCCTCAAAGAAGGAAATGATGCGAAAATGGCAGCGACTAGGCTTACAAACATCGCAGACATAGAAAATCTTACCTTGGAATTACGCATTGAGCAGCGTGATTATCAGCTCTACTTCAAACAAATCAATTTTGATCGCTATGAAAAAACCTATCAACAATTAATCACTGATTTAGATGCGCTCAAACTCATTCTTATGAGCTCACAAAATCACCAGCGCATTGAAACACTTAAAAAGCTATTGAACCAATGGCATGATATCAATGTTCCTCGTATGCAACTGTTTAAAAAGTACGGTTCAACATTGCATGAACCAAACTTTGCTCAAAACAATCCAGACGATGCTAAAAAACTTGATGAATACTACAAACAAAGTAGCCAATTATTTGTTGTTATTATGGAAAAACTCGATGATTTGGCAAGCTCTGTCAAAACAAACAACTTTAACCGCCTAGATTCTAATATCGTAGCTTCACAAATTACTTTAGGCATTGTTTTGGTGACCGTTTTTGTCATATTTTTTACCGTTACTCGTTCTATTAAAAACTCTGTCGCACGTGCAAAAGCAGGCTGTGAGCGGATGCGTCAAAACAAAGACTTAAGTATGAAGATAGACATTGATTCTAAAGACGAGATCAACGACATTATTCAAGCTGTTAATACTCTCATTGGCGATGTTGCTTATGCGCTCAATGAAGCTAAAAGCAATGCTATTGAAAATGCCTCAGTAGCCGAAGAACTCTCCAGTACAAGCCTTCAGATCGGGAAGCGTGCTGAGGAAGAATCTAGAGTCGTTTTTGAGACAACCAACGATGCAAACGGTGTTGCTAATGCTATCACCGACGCAAGCATTCAATCTCAAAATGTCAAAGACAGCACCACCCACGCCCAAGAAAGCCTACTAAGTGCGCAAAAACTTCTTAATGAAACCATCTCTCAACTCGGACTAACAGCACAAGCCGAAGCTGCCATCAATGATCGACTTACCCATCTCTCAAATGAAGCGGAACAGGTCAAATCGGTGCTTGATGTTATTGGTGACATCGCAGACCAAACCAATCTTTTAGCGCTTAATGCCGCCATTGAAGCCGCACGCGCAGGTGAACATGGACGTGGTTTTGCCGTTGTTGCCGATGAAGTACGAAAACTAGCAGAGCGTACTCAAAAAAGCCTTGTTGAGACCAATGCAACCGTCAATGTCATCGTTCAATCCATCAACGACATCAGTGGCGAAATGAACCACAATGCCAAACGTATCCACGATCTTTCTGAATTTTCCAACAAAGTCACCACGCAAACCAACGATGCAGTGGTTATGCTCGACCAAAGTGTACTTGCCACCGATAACGTCGTTGAAAAAGCAAACAGTAATGTAAAACTTATCAAAACAGCGGTCATTGAAAAAATCGGAGAGATCAACACACTTTCAAGCTCCAATGCTAGAAGTGTCGAAGAGATAGCAGCAGCGGCAGAGCACCTTGCCAAACTTTCCTCTACCCTTAGCCTTACACTGGCACAATTTAAAACACTATAA
- a CDS encoding sulfite oxidase heme-binding subunit YedZ, producing MKALLVFIALIPLGVAYYTLDNAIDPIKMLSNYTGIGAITLLLLSLVPSTCKRVCGQNFLRYRKTIGLLAFVYAFLHGCVFVVLDSEFDFVTIFEKSLKKPFIYVGVIALSILFLMALTSFKKLFATFSKYHKAVYVALALALLHSFWAQKVAGVFEYSVIAVGVVLLGERIWAWKSLHVKTNLTNISLP from the coding sequence TTGAAAGCCTTGCTCGTTTTCATTGCCCTGATTCCTTTAGGCGTTGCCTATTACACATTAGACAACGCTATTGACCCCATCAAGATGCTCTCCAACTACACTGGCATCGGGGCAATAACGCTTCTTTTACTTTCACTCGTACCCTCTACATGTAAAAGAGTGTGCGGGCAAAACTTCCTTCGATACCGCAAAACCATCGGCTTGCTTGCGTTTGTGTACGCCTTTTTACACGGTTGCGTTTTTGTCGTACTTGACAGTGAATTTGATTTCGTCACCATCTTTGAAAAAAGTCTCAAAAAACCGTTTATCTATGTCGGGGTTATCGCTTTGAGCATCCTCTTTTTAATGGCGCTTACCTCATTTAAAAAACTCTTTGCCACGTTTTCAAAGTACCATAAAGCGGTCTATGTAGCATTAGCACTTGCACTGCTTCATAGCTTTTGGGCACAAAAAGTTGCTGGTGTGTTTGAGTATAGCGTTATTGCCGTTGGAGTGGTGCTTTTAGGGGAGAGAATTTGGGCGTGGAAATCTTTACATGTAAAAACTAATTTAACCAATATTTCGCTACCATAA
- a CDS encoding PAS domain-containing protein: MKKEYINILECVGHGFWEWNPIANLISLSPQWVTMLGYEYKEFEQTKEAWMSLIHPDDLSYCLNELTALLSGRVQHYQHQHRMLCQDGSYKWVLDQAKVIAYNSSGYPTKVIGTHTDIDELRTTLEMYKQQKK, translated from the coding sequence ATGAAAAAAGAGTATATCAATATTTTAGAGTGCGTAGGACACGGATTTTGGGAGTGGAACCCTATCGCAAATCTCATCTCACTGTCGCCACAATGGGTTACGATGTTGGGATACGAATACAAAGAGTTTGAGCAGACAAAAGAAGCGTGGATGTCACTCATTCACCCTGATGATCTAAGCTATTGCCTCAATGAACTGACTGCTCTTTTAAGCGGAAGAGTCCAACATTATCAACACCAACACCGTATGCTTTGCCAAGATGGAAGTTATAAATGGGTGCTTGACCAAGCTAAAGTGATCGCTTATAACTCTAGCGGTTACCCCACCAAAGTCATCGGTACGCACACCGATATAGATGAACTAAGAACTACTTTGGAGATGTATAAACAACAAAAGAAATAA
- a CDS encoding HPP family protein yields MKAKSQPPSRKPLSKILWSGFGAFLGIYLVAIFGHYFAIEESFFLLGSFGASAVLIYGAPQADFSQPRNIIGGHILSACVAVFLLKTFSSLLSTEFLCALSVSLSIVVMHFSRTMHPPGGATALIYVMGGEQIHRLGWLYPFTPIGFGALIMLLVALLINNLSSNSKRHYPTYWF; encoded by the coding sequence ATGAAAGCAAAGTCACAACCACCTTCAAGAAAGCCTTTAAGTAAGATTCTTTGGTCAGGTTTTGGTGCTTTTTTAGGTATCTATTTGGTGGCGATATTTGGGCACTATTTTGCCATTGAAGAGAGCTTTTTTCTTTTAGGCTCATTTGGAGCTTCAGCTGTGCTGATTTACGGAGCACCTCAGGCTGATTTTTCGCAACCACGTAATATCATAGGCGGGCATATTTTATCTGCATGCGTTGCCGTTTTTCTTCTTAAAACGTTTTCTTCACTCTTGTCAACAGAATTTTTATGTGCATTGAGTGTGTCTCTTTCGATTGTTGTGATGCATTTTAGTCGTACGATGCACCCACCAGGTGGGGCTACGGCGCTTATTTATGTCATGGGTGGCGAGCAAATTCATAGGTTAGGGTGGCTTTATCCATTCACTCCGATTGGTTTTGGAGCGCTTATAATGCTTTTAGTAGCGCTTCTTATCAACAATCTTTCTTCAAACAGTAAAAGGCATTACCCAACATATTGGTTTTAA
- the msrP gene encoding protein-methionine-sulfoxide reductase catalytic subunit MsrP: MNITPEALFEARRHFLKLGAGALVSSTAISQLLAELPKDLSLSYTPDTNPLKLTSNTFEQITNYVNFYEFSTDKEAPVKLSQKMKTSPWNVGFFGEIKTEQMLEVDDLIAKFGLEERIYRFRCVEGWSMVVPWIGFPLYKLLDYLEPNSKAKYVKFTTRHDPSMFPDQAKGIFSSIKHPYVEGLRMDEARHPLTFIAVGMYGKRLLPQNGAPIRLVVPWKYGFKSIKSLDLIECVQSEPLNTWQEQNPKEYGFYANVNPAVDHPRWTQAKERLLGKLIKQATLSFNGYDKEVAHLYAGMDLRKFF; encoded by the coding sequence ATGAACATCACCCCCGAAGCACTCTTTGAGGCACGTCGCCATTTTTTAAAACTAGGCGCTGGGGCATTGGTAAGTAGCACTGCCATTTCACAGCTTTTAGCCGAGCTTCCCAAAGACCTTAGCCTCTCCTATACACCCGATACCAACCCACTCAAACTCACATCCAACACATTTGAGCAGATCACCAATTATGTCAATTTTTACGAATTTTCAACCGACAAAGAAGCCCCTGTCAAACTTTCACAAAAAATGAAAACAAGCCCTTGGAATGTTGGATTTTTTGGAGAAATTAAAACGGAACAGATGTTAGAAGTGGACGATCTCATCGCTAAATTTGGACTTGAAGAACGCATCTACCGTTTTCGCTGTGTTGAGGGATGGTCGATGGTCGTTCCTTGGATCGGCTTTCCGCTCTATAAATTACTGGATTATTTAGAGCCAAATAGCAAAGCCAAATACGTCAAATTCACCACTCGCCATGATCCTTCTATGTTTCCTGACCAAGCCAAAGGTATCTTTTCATCCATTAAACACCCTTATGTTGAAGGGCTGAGAATGGATGAGGCACGTCATCCACTGACCTTCATTGCAGTAGGGATGTACGGTAAACGACTGCTTCCTCAAAATGGCGCACCGATTCGCCTCGTTGTGCCATGGAAATACGGTTTCAAATCCATCAAATCGCTTGACCTCATCGAATGTGTGCAAAGTGAACCGCTGAACACATGGCAAGAACAAAACCCCAAAGAGTATGGCTTTTATGCCAATGTCAACCCAGCCGTTGACCACCCAAGATGGACACAAGCCAAAGAGCGCTTGCTTGGCAAACTCATCAAACAAGCGACTCTTTCTTTTAACGGTTACGACAAAGAGGTTGCGCATCTTTATGCAGGAATGGACTTAAGGAAATTCTTTTGA
- a CDS encoding LysE/ArgO family amino acid transporter, which translates to MNAFISGFSLGFSLILAIGAQNAFVLKQGIKKEHVFIICFVCALSDAILIFAGISGFGYLVEKFPSLQTVAKYGGFAFLFVYGLKSFYSAWSMSHELKPEGVAASSLLKTVLLTLAFTWLNPHVYLDTVILLGSVSTKFGSLAPFFGFGAMTSSFVFFFSLGYGARILTPIFQKPISWKILEVLIGIVMLSLAFMLLGL; encoded by the coding sequence ATGAACGCATTTATCTCAGGTTTTAGCCTCGGTTTTTCACTGATCTTAGCCATTGGGGCGCAAAATGCTTTTGTGCTTAAACAAGGCATTAAAAAAGAGCATGTCTTTATTATCTGCTTTGTCTGCGCGCTTTCAGATGCTATTCTCATTTTTGCGGGCATTTCAGGCTTTGGTTATTTGGTAGAGAAGTTTCCCTCTTTACAAACCGTCGCAAAATATGGTGGTTTTGCTTTTTTATTTGTCTATGGTTTGAAAAGTTTTTATTCGGCATGGAGCATGTCGCATGAGCTTAAACCCGAAGGTGTTGCTGCATCATCATTACTAAAAACCGTTCTGTTAACATTGGCGTTTACTTGGCTGAACCCTCATGTGTACCTTGATACGGTCATTTTATTAGGCTCTGTTTCCACCAAATTTGGCTCCCTTGCGCCGTTCTTTGGATTTGGAGCTATGACATCATCTTTCGTGTTTTTCTTTTCACTCGGTTATGGAGCAAGGATTTTAACGCCTATTTTTCAAAAACCAATTTCATGGAAAATCCTTGAAGTGCTCATCGGCATCGTCATGCTCTCTTTAGCCTTTATGCTGTTAGGTTTGTAG
- a CDS encoding Ig-like domain-containing protein: MKKILIFMLLCFCFSIRILAGSESEWNGGEGNANTIAINSTTTGTLGNQWGLDVDYFSFTPTTGATTTFSVSSTNTTLELIKNCASGNSTIVATAYSPETIIYNLTGGIKYCLKLSYPTQGADIPYTLTLSSNQAPSANNKFFTTAKDTPLSKNLMSDGGTADSDPDGDTLSATKKTNPLRGTVTLNANGAFTYTPMTGYTGTDNFTYTISDGKGHSADATVIIEVANKTPLANDKSFGTPKNTPLSKNVMNDGGLLDSDPDGDTITIASSTSPAHGTLKIFNNGNFTYTPNTNYIGADSFTYTIQDITKLTATATVRIQVYDAGDEFVPTSSSNSVPTTCGVFEDVLQTHKRDSLINILNNATIISGNCTLNTPNITDSYWQGLTCGSGRASASGVESSAMSIQYDNPPDTSTVTLSSNTSTTDVTVSNNLTLSESFYRKIEFTWTSPHIPLSVDFQNVQKINEIVFTTDNTVTFSTQPPYNLEIGSVGGNAHSALQTKTVPKNIKIGSLSLAAGATVDFEAAQTIQMNTASFARDDSNISLKAQYVKIGSLTQNASGNSGRSYVTIIADYIDIGTLSTGELATLIIKPYTPGKRILFRTNSLSVSSTSTMIVYSGNYYTKAFNVPGTSDSSTIRAADANQLINFFFDGTFAPGNNPGINSNGNKGNYGTLPASNFVLFIKGDFNIGSGGTTFNATIYVEGSANLGTETYIKGALSAGGNINVGNNSQFVYDQTISSSGWGNCTQIQNPPLVLGSVDAIDNYAMRGYTPAQGLRTKIANKDHYTLDVVWLGTGTSPTSYTGTKPMPVRISLSDNACSTDENLAQTTGYVEATIQPGSSNVTTTAFQIISQAKKIAKLRFRFIDWSNLPGGDYSQCLNSSSTLGALQGVPACLNDNNKIVAAFGQTIATQCAQACQSSSYNAGNLPSAPYDNALGCFICLADALNGAKCSTDNFAIRPNDFNSTITANQQFIADKNTSITFRANQYNGIGTTDYNETVNTSFKVDVNISDSTKTCAAPSIEFTPTIIFANGTTDMIDGNITKYSLPNVGDFNLTIHEKIGSEFALVDADDTPDNERYITPYTQQIKVVPEHFLIEGNFSNGSQNFTYLSNFEKYPTITDRNISALLDLNITAQSDLNNTTSNYTSLCYAKDGNITLSTSTMGTTLIGLSKLLWYDVNHDLNGSVALTNKTSYTMNLNHIQFDSTDTNGTAPVKYRINFDRNSTKVVQPFLFQVTDINTSNSDDRNGTKALTNQRATYYYGRVYSTDYDGPREGIATTIRYEAYCDSATLNCSTFGLTTQSPLSIKWYHNPLHVNSDGNVTNFSSIGTALINNANTAISGTIANGSETNTLTNATAPYTDRIQMRPTSWLVYSPFNQNATTNDFNVKFTQTGNWAGEGNLGRTVDVNASRRTSKRMEW, from the coding sequence ATGAAAAAAATACTAATATTTATGCTTTTATGTTTTTGCTTTTCCATCCGTATTTTGGCTGGCTCAGAGAGCGAATGGAATGGTGGTGAAGGGAATGCCAATACTATTGCAATCAACAGCACAACAACAGGAACATTGGGCAATCAATGGGGATTGGATGTAGATTACTTCTCTTTTACTCCAACAACTGGTGCAACAACGACTTTTAGCGTCAGTTCCACTAATACAACACTCGAATTAATTAAAAATTGTGCCTCAGGCAATTCAACGATAGTTGCCACAGCCTATTCACCGGAGACAATCATCTATAATCTTACAGGTGGTATAAAGTATTGTCTAAAATTATCGTACCCAACGCAAGGAGCTGATATTCCCTATACACTAACGCTTTCTTCAAATCAAGCTCCCAGTGCAAATAACAAATTTTTTACGACAGCAAAAGATACACCTTTGTCGAAAAATCTTATGAGCGATGGAGGAACAGCAGACAGCGACCCCGATGGTGACACACTTAGCGCAACAAAAAAAACAAACCCTTTGCGAGGAACTGTGACACTAAATGCCAATGGAGCATTTACCTACACACCTATGACAGGATACACAGGAACAGATAATTTTACCTATACGATAAGTGATGGAAAAGGACATAGTGCAGATGCAACAGTCATCATCGAAGTTGCTAACAAGACGCCCCTTGCCAATGATAAAAGTTTTGGAACACCTAAAAATACGCCACTTTCAAAAAATGTTATGAATGATGGTGGGCTACTAGATAGTGACCCAGATGGTGACACCATCACTATAGCTAGCAGTACTTCCCCAGCTCATGGAACACTTAAAATATTTAACAATGGAAATTTTACATACACTCCCAACACAAACTACATAGGAGCTGATAGTTTTACCTATACGATTCAAGATATTACAAAATTAACAGCTACGGCTACTGTTCGCATTCAAGTTTATGATGCAGGCGATGAATTTGTACCCACAAGCAGTTCCAATAGTGTTCCAACGACATGTGGTGTATTTGAAGATGTTTTGCAAACACATAAACGCGATAGTCTTATAAATATTCTTAACAATGCTACCATTATAAGTGGCAATTGTACGCTGAACACTCCTAATATTACAGATTCTTATTGGCAAGGACTTACTTGTGGAAGTGGAAGAGCGAGTGCTTCAGGTGTAGAAAGTAGTGCTATGTCCATACAGTACGACAATCCACCCGATACCTCTACTGTAACACTCTCATCCAATACCTCAACGACTGATGTTACTGTCTCTAATAATTTAACATTAAGCGAGTCTTTCTATAGAAAAATTGAATTTACATGGACAAGCCCTCATATACCCCTTAGTGTTGATTTTCAAAATGTTCAAAAAATAAATGAAATTGTATTTACAACAGACAATACCGTTACATTTTCAACCCAACCACCTTACAATCTTGAGATAGGCAGTGTCGGTGGTAATGCGCATAGCGCATTACAGACTAAAACTGTACCCAAAAATATTAAAATTGGAAGTCTTTCTTTAGCAGCAGGTGCTACGGTTGATTTTGAGGCTGCACAGACCATTCAGATGAATACAGCATCATTTGCAAGAGATGATTCTAACATCAGCCTAAAAGCTCAGTATGTCAAGATAGGTTCTCTCACACAAAATGCTAGCGGTAATAGTGGTCGCTCTTATGTAACCATAATAGCGGATTATATTGATATTGGAACATTATCAACAGGCGAATTGGCAACTCTTATCATTAAACCCTACACACCAGGAAAACGCATCCTTTTTAGAACCAATTCTCTCTCTGTCTCTTCTACAAGTACAATGATTGTTTATTCTGGTAATTACTATACAAAAGCTTTTAATGTTCCTGGAACTTCTGATTCAAGTACGATTCGAGCAGCCGATGCCAATCAGCTTATTAACTTCTTTTTTGATGGAACTTTTGCACCAGGGAACAATCCTGGCATTAACAGCAATGGCAATAAAGGCAATTATGGCACCTTGCCTGCTTCAAACTTTGTTTTATTTATCAAAGGAGATTTTAACATAGGCAGTGGTGGTACAACGTTTAATGCTACCATTTATGTAGAAGGTTCTGCAAATCTTGGTACAGAAACATACATTAAAGGAGCACTCTCTGCAGGAGGGAATATTAACGTTGGCAATAATTCACAATTTGTCTATGACCAAACGATTAGTAGTTCAGGATGGGGGAATTGTACACAGATTCAAAATCCACCTCTTGTTCTAGGATCAGTCGATGCCATCGATAATTATGCCATGCGTGGATACACACCTGCACAAGGGCTGAGAACAAAAATAGCCAATAAAGATCATTATACGCTTGATGTTGTGTGGCTAGGGACTGGAACATCCCCTACGTCATACACCGGTACTAAACCTATGCCAGTACGTATCTCTTTATCGGATAACGCCTGCTCAACCGATGAAAATCTTGCACAAACAACAGGTTATGTTGAAGCAACCATCCAACCTGGCTCGAGCAATGTAACAACAACAGCTTTTCAAATCATTAGTCAAGCGAAAAAAATCGCAAAACTCCGCTTTCGATTTATCGATTGGAGTAACCTTCCAGGGGGAGATTACAGTCAATGTCTAAACTCTAGTAGTACCTTAGGCGCCTTGCAAGGTGTGCCTGCGTGTCTTAATGATAACAACAAGATCGTAGCGGCTTTTGGGCAAACGATTGCAACACAATGTGCGCAAGCATGCCAATCGTCAAGTTATAATGCAGGAAATTTACCAAGTGCCCCTTACGATAATGCACTAGGCTGTTTTATCTGCCTTGCCGATGCGCTCAATGGCGCAAAATGCTCCACAGACAACTTTGCTATTCGCCCTAATGATTTTAACAGCACCATTACAGCCAATCAACAATTTATAGCCGATAAAAATACATCGATTACATTTCGCGCTAATCAATACAATGGTATAGGTACAACAGACTATAACGAAACAGTAAATACTTCATTTAAAGTCGATGTCAACATTAGTGATAGCACTAAAACATGTGCTGCTCCTTCTATTGAGTTTACCCCTACAATTATTTTTGCAAATGGCACTACGGATATGATTGATGGAAACATTACTAAATACTCATTACCTAATGTTGGTGATTTTAATCTAACCATTCATGAAAAAATTGGTTCAGAATTTGCCCTCGTTGATGCCGATGACACACCTGATAATGAGCGTTACATCACACCTTACACACAACAGATCAAAGTTGTGCCTGAGCATTTTTTAATCGAAGGCAATTTTAGCAACGGCAGTCAAAACTTTACCTACCTCTCTAACTTTGAAAAATACCCAACGATAACCGATAGAAATATCTCTGCTCTACTCGATCTCAACATTACGGCACAAAGCGACCTCAACAACACCACATCCAACTACACATCACTGTGTTATGCCAAAGATGGCAACATAACCCTTAGCACTTCTACGATGGGAACAACGCTCATTGGGCTATCAAAATTACTCTGGTACGACGTCAACCATGATCTTAATGGAAGTGTTGCCCTTACCAACAAAACATCTTATACGATGAATCTTAACCATATACAATTTGATAGTACAGATACCAATGGGACTGCCCCTGTAAAATATCGCATCAATTTTGACCGCAATAGCACCAAAGTCGTTCAGCCTTTTCTCTTCCAAGTCACCGATATTAACACCTCAAATAGCGATGATCGAAATGGAACAAAAGCATTGACAAACCAGAGAGCGACGTACTACTATGGACGTGTTTACTCAACCGATTATGATGGTCCAAGAGAAGGTATTGCTACGACAATTCGTTATGAGGCTTATTGTGATAGTGCAACCCTAAATTGTAGTACTTTTGGCTTAACCACACAAAGCCCTCTCTCAATCAAATGGTACCACAACCCTTTACATGTAAACAGCGATGGCAATGTGACAAACTTCTCCTCCATAGGCACAGCGTTAATTAACAATGCCAATACAGCTATATCGGGAACGATTGCCAATGGATCTGAAACCAACACCCTTACCAATGCAACAGCACCCTATACGGATCGCATCCAGATGAGACCTACCTCTTGGTTGGTCTATAGCCCTTTTAACCAAAATGCAACCACCAATGACTTTAACGTTAAATTTACACAAACGGGAAATTGGGCGGGAGAAGGTAACCTTGGAAGAACAGTGGATGTGAATGCTTCAAGGCGGACAAGCAAAAGAATGGAATGGTAA
- the nudC gene encoding NAD(+) diphosphatase, producing MLEQTISLKLTPLFKPRDEKQSILLGFCGDALLMAVDGTLPPSHIFENLGKPRHSFHIGEIEESLYTLLVWDENLALPEHLVKTNLREFLDVHPPHLYAMLARAKQLAHWLYDNQYCGRCGDPVGYTPKFSALTCKTCGFTIFPRLSPACIVLITRGEEILLARSPYFQAGMYSLLAGFVEAGESVEEAVHREVYEEVGIRVKNLRYFGSQPWPFPHSLMIGFFAEYESGELRLQPEEIEDAKWFTKETLPKLPNLATISGMIINAWLKDH from the coding sequence GTGTTAGAACAGACTATTTCATTGAAACTCACTCCCCTTTTTAAACCACGAGATGAGAAACAGAGTATTCTTTTAGGTTTTTGTGGCGATGCCCTTTTAATGGCGGTAGACGGTACTTTGCCTCCTTCGCATATTTTTGAAAACTTAGGCAAACCACGCCATAGTTTTCACATCGGTGAAATCGAAGAGTCTCTCTATACGCTTCTTGTGTGGGATGAAAACCTAGCCCTTCCAGAACACCTTGTCAAAACCAATCTTCGAGAATTTCTTGACGTTCACCCACCCCATCTTTATGCGATGCTTGCTCGTGCTAAACAGCTTGCACACTGGCTTTACGATAACCAATACTGCGGTCGTTGTGGCGATCCTGTGGGCTATACGCCCAAGTTTTCTGCCCTTACATGTAAAACCTGTGGCTTTACCATTTTCCCACGCCTTTCACCTGCATGTATTGTCCTCATCACCAGAGGCGAAGAGATACTTCTCGCCCGCTCGCCCTACTTTCAAGCAGGTATGTACAGCCTTTTAGCTGGCTTTGTGGAAGCGGGAGAAAGTGTCGAAGAAGCGGTGCATCGTGAAGTTTACGAAGAAGTGGGTATTCGCGTTAAAAACCTTCGCTATTTTGGCTCACAACCGTGGCCTTTTCCACACTCATTGATGATCGGTTTTTTTGCAGAGTACGAAAGTGGCGAACTACGCTTGCAACCTGAAGAGATCGAAGATGCTAAGTGGTTTACCAAAGAGACATTGCCAAAACTACCAAACCTTGCCACCATATCGGGCATGATAATAAACGCATGGCTTAAAGATCATTGA